The Pelecanus crispus isolate bPelCri1 chromosome 7, bPelCri1.pri, whole genome shotgun sequence genome includes a window with the following:
- the HRH1 gene encoding histamine H1 receptor yields the protein MSKNTTENSTYPHSALLGLFLGSISLITIVMNILVLCAVKTEKKLQTVGNLYIVSLSIADLIVGAAVMPLSIVHVVSRAWTLGLPACLFWLSMDYVASTASIFNLFILCIDRYRSVQQPLRYLKYRTKMRASLMILGVWLLSFMWVIPILGWNVFANSEKREANGKKCETEFSGVTWFQVLTGIVNFYLPSIMMLWFYYKIFRAVRKHCQHRELIDGTCRSFSEKNSIDHSKMKDEQNICLQKQILDENTPPKDKQSSPQPENMEAELNLSNPNESSKAFVSKSNREVLKWSCFPLTTAQSEPGLDKASKKCMGVTKDNENEEEPCSQDSDFSDASDNQTFTEEVPCREHPSPNPGRACSPQETTENRDFRGLTYLRKTWQSLHTHSKRHIQRVQGNRERKAAKQLGAIMAAFMLCWIPYFVLYMVIAFHAHKPFSELHKFTIWLGYVNSTLNPFLYPLCNQNFKKTFKKILHIH from the coding sequence ATGtcaaaaaacacaacagagaaCTCAACTTACCCTCACTCGGCTCTTCTAGGTCTGTTTCTGGGAAGCATTTCACTGATCACTATTGTCATGAATATATTAGTACTATGtgctgtgaaaactgaaaagaagcTGCAAACAGTTGGCAATTTATACATTGTCAGCCTCTCTATTGCAGATCTTATAGTTGGTGCAGCTGTTATGCCCCTGAGTATTGTTCATGTCGTAAGTCGTGCATGGACTCTAGGCTTACCAGCCTGTTTGTTCTGGCTGTCAATGGATTATGTGGCCAGTACTGCATCCATTTTCAATCTCTTCATATTGTGCATTGACCGTTATCGTTCAGTTCAGCAACCACTGAGATATCTCAAGTATAGAACAAAAATGAGAGCATCACTAAtgattttgggggtttggttgcTCTCTTTCATGTGGGTCATTCCAATCCTAGGATGGAATGTTTTTGCTAATAGTgagaaaagggaagcaaatggaaaaaagtgtgaAACTGAATTCTCTGGAGTCACCTGGTTTCAAGTGTTGACAGGCATTGTCAATTTCTACCTACCCTCTATCATGATGTTATGGTTCTACTATAAAATATTCAGAGCTGTTCGAAAACACTGTCAGCACCGAGAGCTCATCGATGGAACATGCCGGtccttctcagaaaaaaactcCATAGATCACAGTAAGATGAAAGACGAGCAAAATATTTGCCTCCAAAAGCAAATCTTAGATGAGAACACCCCTCCCAAAGACAAGCAAAGCTCCCCTCAGCCTGAAAATATGGAGGCAGAGCTTAATCTCAGTAATCCCAACGAGTCTTCAAAGGCATTCGTTAGCAAGAGTAATAGGGAAGTCCTTAAATGGAGCTGTTTTCCTCTCACCACTGCTCAGTCTGAGCCAGGCTTGGATAAGGCAAGCAAGAAGTGTATGGGCGTAacaaaagacaatgaaaatgaagaggagCCTTGCTCACAAGACAGTGACTTCAGTGATGCATCAGACAACCAGACTTTCACAGAGGAGGTACCCTGCAGAGAGCACCCCAGTCCAAACCCTGGAAGAGCCTGCAGTCCTCAGGAGACGACTGAGAACAGGGATTTCAGAGGACTGACTTACCTGAGGAAAACCTGGCAAAGTCTGCATACCCATTCTAAAAGGCACATTCAAAGAGTGCAGGGGaacagggagaggaaagcagCTAAGCAGTTAGGGGCCATAATGGCAGCCTTTATGCTGTGCTGGATTCCCTATTTTGTATTATATATGGTAATAGCTTTCCATGCCCATAAACCATTTTCAGAATTACACAAGTTCACTATATGGCTTGGCTATGTGAACTCCACCTTAAATCCATTCCTGTATCCTCTTTGTAACCAGAATTTCAAGAAGACATTCAAAAAGATCCTTCACATTCACTGA